From one Flavobacterium sp. N502536 genomic stretch:
- a CDS encoding DUF2339 domain-containing protein: MEGFLLALIFCFLFYILNTIKGRFDHLEEDIQKLSKKLDLLKTAEKTTENISVAPIPVVKKEDFRTIPEQSNPNIPEPVQPKVVEEKIPIATPTEEIKESEPEKPLTPAAIQAASTVEKTTPQQLTPVAPEKSFWENFKEKNPDLEKFIGENLINKIGILILVLGISYFVKYAIDKDWINEPARVGIGILSGALVMGIAHKLRKNYAAFSSVIVAGAIAIFYFTIGIAFHDYQLFNQTVAFSIMVIITAFSALISLSYDRIELAVLSLIGGFAVPFMVSTGAGNYVVLFTYIAILNIGILAIASYKKWNLVNILSYIFTVLLFAAWLSKDLKSDQPHYAGGFLFAFLFYFIFILMNIINNIRSKGEFSRTQLTILASNTFLFYAAGMAILASYHSELRGLFTTALAFLNLIYAWFLYKKFELDQKAAYLLIGLTLTFVTLAIPIQFEGNYITLFWATEAVLLLWLAQKSKITSYRFGAVIVHILMIFSLIMDWNHYYNNNLPLNIVLNPIFITGVFAVASLFAIWYLLKNETEDSTLFNITFNPETYKKFIATVAITIGYFTGLFEVIFQSNQYIENLYSAIAFPILYHLLFSAIFTSFLIRKKTETGYQGALLIALSNIVLFTFWFSNYPFFEHRDLVTTGTGTSIAFYLHYISLLITIYFGYQLFKIYKKVDFTFLQSRYLIWGAAFFVLYITSSEVMLHGLVVMNTPVTPHDLQTTVYTNYKSNLPYLRELIAADSIQLASIKIIKTGFPILWGILAFVFLIIGIKKQQKSLRIIALSLLGLTILKLFVYDISNISETGKIISFILLGILILIISFVYQKIKVLVIDENKPKDTNETK; the protein is encoded by the coding sequence ATGGAAGGTTTTCTTTTAGCCCTGATATTTTGTTTTTTATTTTATATCCTTAATACCATAAAAGGACGTTTTGATCATCTTGAAGAGGATATTCAAAAACTCAGTAAAAAACTTGATTTATTAAAAACAGCTGAAAAAACAACTGAAAATATTTCGGTTGCTCCAATTCCGGTTGTCAAAAAAGAAGATTTTAGGACAATCCCGGAACAATCCAATCCAAATATTCCTGAACCTGTTCAACCCAAAGTGGTCGAGGAAAAAATTCCTATCGCAACGCCAACAGAAGAAATTAAGGAATCAGAACCTGAAAAGCCACTAACTCCCGCAGCAATACAAGCTGCTTCAACAGTAGAAAAAACAACTCCGCAACAGCTTACTCCTGTAGCACCTGAAAAATCATTCTGGGAAAATTTCAAAGAAAAAAATCCGGATCTGGAAAAATTTATCGGAGAGAACTTAATTAATAAAATCGGAATTTTAATTCTCGTTTTAGGAATAAGCTATTTTGTAAAATATGCTATCGACAAAGACTGGATTAACGAACCTGCACGTGTGGGAATTGGTATTTTATCCGGAGCGCTGGTTATGGGAATTGCGCATAAATTGCGTAAAAACTATGCGGCATTCAGCTCTGTTATCGTTGCAGGAGCCATCGCCATTTTTTATTTCACCATTGGAATTGCCTTTCACGATTATCAACTGTTCAATCAAACGGTTGCTTTTAGTATCATGGTAATCATTACAGCTTTTAGCGCCTTAATTTCTTTATCGTATGACAGAATCGAGTTGGCCGTACTTTCGCTTATCGGAGGTTTCGCGGTTCCGTTTATGGTTAGTACCGGCGCAGGAAACTACGTTGTTCTGTTTACTTATATTGCTATTTTGAACATCGGAATTCTGGCTATCGCCTCTTATAAAAAATGGAATCTGGTTAATATTCTCTCTTATATCTTTACTGTCTTATTGTTTGCAGCGTGGCTATCGAAGGATTTAAAATCAGATCAACCACATTACGCCGGAGGTTTCCTCTTTGCATTCCTCTTCTACTTTATCTTTATTTTAATGAATATCATTAACAATATCAGATCAAAAGGCGAATTTTCACGTACCCAACTTACGATCCTCGCGAGCAATACGTTTTTGTTTTATGCCGCCGGAATGGCTATTTTAGCTTCTTATCATAGTGAATTAAGGGGCTTGTTTACCACTGCTTTGGCGTTCTTAAATTTAATCTACGCCTGGTTTTTGTACAAAAAATTCGAACTCGACCAAAAAGCAGCCTACCTGCTTATCGGACTAACCCTTACTTTTGTCACATTAGCGATCCCTATCCAGTTTGAAGGAAATTATATCACGTTATTCTGGGCTACAGAAGCTGTTTTATTGCTGTGGCTGGCACAAAAATCAAAAATAACAAGTTATCGATTTGGTGCAGTAATTGTTCACATCTTAATGATTTTCAGTCTGATCATGGACTGGAATCATTACTACAACAATAATCTGCCTTTAAACATCGTCCTAAATCCAATTTTTATAACGGGTGTTTTTGCTGTGGCTTCTTTGTTTGCCATTTGGTATTTGTTAAAAAATGAAACCGAAGATTCCACCCTCTTCAATATCACTTTCAATCCGGAAACCTACAAGAAATTTATTGCAACTGTGGCTATTACAATAGGCTATTTTACCGGTTTGTTTGAAGTTATTTTTCAATCCAATCAGTATATCGAAAACCTGTACAGTGCGATTGCATTCCCTATTTTATATCACTTATTGTTCTCGGCCATATTTACATCATTTTTGATCCGAAAAAAAACAGAAACAGGATATCAGGGCGCTTTACTAATAGCTCTTTCAAATATTGTTTTATTCACCTTCTGGTTTTCCAATTATCCATTTTTTGAACACAGAGACCTTGTTACTACGGGAACTGGCACATCCATTGCTTTTTATCTTCATTATATTTCGCTGCTTATCACGATTTATTTTGGCTATCAATTGTTTAAAATTTACAAGAAAGTGGATTTCACTTTTCTTCAGAGCCGATATCTCATCTGGGGTGCCGCTTTCTTTGTCCTTTACATTACCAGCTCAGAGGTAATGTTGCATGGTCTTGTTGTAATGAATACTCCCGTTACTCCTCATGATTTGCAGACGACCGTATATACCAATTACAAATCCAATTTGCCTTATCTGCGTGAATTAATAGCAGCTGACTCTATTCAGCTGGCGAGTATCAAAATAATCAAAACCGGATTTCCTATTCTTTGGGGTATTCTGGCTTTTGTATTTTTAATTATCGGAATCAAAAAGCAACAAAAATCTTTACGAATAATCGCTTTATCTTTGCTTGGATTGACCATTTTAAAATTATTTGTATACGATATCAGCAACATTTCCGAAACCGGAAAAATCATATCATTTATCCTTCTGGGAATATTAATTTTAATTATCTCTTTTGTATATCAAAAAATCAAAGTGTTAGTTATTGACGAAAACAAGCCAAAAGACACCAATGAAACTAAATAA
- a CDS encoding ParA family protein, with translation MGKIIAIANQKGGVGKTTTSVNLAASLGVLEKKVLLIDADPQANATSGLGIDVESVEAGTYQILEHSITPKEAVLKCTAPNVDVIPAHIDLVAIEIELVDKENREYMLKKALESVRDEYDYIIIDCAPSLGLLTLNALTAADSVVIPIQCEYFALEGLGKLLNTIKSIQKIHNPDLDIEGLLLTMYDSRLRLSNQVVEEVQKHFNDMVFDTVIQRNVKLSEAPSFGESIINYDATSKGAVNYINLAQEIIKKNSK, from the coding sequence ATGGGCAAAATCATTGCGATTGCTAATCAAAAAGGAGGCGTTGGAAAGACTACTACATCTGTAAATCTTGCTGCCTCATTAGGTGTTTTAGAGAAAAAAGTATTATTGATCGATGCCGATCCACAAGCCAATGCTACATCTGGCCTTGGGATTGACGTAGAGTCAGTTGAAGCCGGAACGTACCAAATCCTGGAACACAGTATAACACCAAAAGAAGCCGTTTTAAAATGTACAGCTCCAAATGTTGATGTGATACCTGCACACATTGACCTTGTTGCCATCGAAATCGAATTGGTTGATAAAGAAAACAGAGAGTACATGCTTAAAAAAGCATTGGAAAGTGTGAGAGACGAATATGACTATATCATTATCGACTGTGCACCTTCTCTTGGTTTATTAACCCTGAATGCTTTAACAGCGGCTGACTCAGTAGTTATTCCAATTCAATGTGAATATTTTGCACTTGAAGGATTAGGAAAATTATTGAACACCATAAAAAGTATTCAAAAAATACACAACCCAGATCTTGACATTGAAGGATTGTTACTAACCATGTACGATTCGAGACTGCGTTTGTCTAACCAGGTGGTAGAAGAGGTTCAAAAACACTTTAACGATATGGTTTTTGACACCGTTATTCAGCGAAATGTAAAATTAAGCGAAGCACCAAGTTTTGGAGAAAGCATCATTAATTATGACGCAACCAGTAAAGGAGCCGTTAATTACATCAATTTAGCTCAGGAGATTATAAAGAAAAACAGCAAATAG
- a CDS encoding ParB/RepB/Spo0J family partition protein — protein sequence MTKAIKKQALGRGLSALLKDPENDITSVEDKNADKVVGNIIELEISAIEINPFQPRSNFNEESLRELATSIRELGVIQPITVRKLDFNKYQLISGERRLRASTLVGLTHVPAYIRIANDNESLVMALVENIQRHDLDPIEIALSYQRLIDEIQLTQEQMSERVGKKRSTIANYLRLLKLDPIIQTGIRDGFISMGHGRAIINIEDLDVQTDIYQKIVSQNLSVRETETLVKNYHESLKPRPEGKPKADSSFMVRETQKNSFNDYFGSKVDIKVAGNGKGKITIPFDSEADFNRIIKLING from the coding sequence ATGACAAAAGCAATTAAAAAACAAGCCTTAGGAAGAGGATTATCAGCGTTATTAAAAGATCCGGAAAACGACATTACATCAGTAGAAGACAAAAATGCTGACAAGGTTGTTGGAAATATCATTGAGCTTGAAATAAGTGCTATCGAAATAAATCCGTTTCAGCCCAGAAGCAATTTTAATGAAGAGTCGTTACGTGAATTAGCCACTTCTATTAGAGAGCTTGGCGTAATTCAGCCTATTACTGTTCGTAAATTAGATTTTAACAAATACCAGCTAATTTCGGGAGAGCGTCGTTTGCGCGCTTCGACTTTAGTAGGTTTAACGCATGTTCCGGCCTATATTCGTATTGCCAATGACAACGAATCATTGGTTATGGCTTTGGTTGAAAACATTCAGCGTCATGACTTAGATCCAATTGAGATCGCACTTTCATACCAGCGTCTGATTGACGAAATTCAACTTACACAGGAGCAAATGAGCGAGCGTGTGGGAAAAAAACGTTCTACTATTGCCAATTATTTACGTCTTTTAAAACTGGATCCGATCATTCAAACCGGTATCCGTGATGGTTTTATCAGTATGGGGCACGGTAGAGCGATCATTAATATTGAAGACTTAGATGTTCAGACGGATATCTACCAAAAAATAGTAAGTCAGAACTTATCTGTTCGTGAAACCGAAACTTTGGTAAAAAATTACCACGAAAGTTTAAAACCAAGACCGGAAGGAAAACCTAAAGCGGATTCTTCTTTTATGGTTAGAGAGACACAGAAAAACAGCTTCAACGATTATTTTGGTTCGAAAGTTGATATAAAAGTAGCCGGTAACGGTAAAGGAAAAATCACCATTCCTTTTGATTCGGAAGCCGACTTTAACAGAATAATAAAATTAATAAACGGATAG
- a CDS encoding DUF5683 domain-containing protein, translated as MNKIVPISLLFFLIGTVSLFAQVKKDTVLVVKDTSKLQEIDPLTPAKAAFYSAILPGLGQAYNKKYWKIPLVYGAIGTSLYFYLDNNKKYNNYRDAYKRRLEGFNDDNYKFLDDSRLIAGQKFYQRNRDLSLLFVVGFYALNIIDANVDAALIQFNVNERLSLRPEIYPDTVTFKPNVGLTFNYHF; from the coding sequence GTGAATAAAATTGTCCCCATAAGTCTATTGTTCTTTCTCATAGGAACCGTTTCTCTTTTTGCCCAGGTAAAAAAAGACACGGTTTTGGTTGTTAAAGACACTAGCAAATTGCAGGAAATCGATCCGCTTACGCCTGCAAAAGCAGCGTTCTACTCGGCGATTTTACCTGGTTTAGGTCAGGCTTACAATAAAAAATACTGGAAAATTCCTTTAGTTTACGGAGCGATCGGTACGAGTTTATACTTCTATCTCGACAATAATAAAAAATACAACAATTATCGCGACGCCTACAAACGAAGACTGGAAGGCTTCAATGACGATAACTACAAATTTCTGGACGACAGCAGACTTATTGCGGGTCAGAAATTCTATCAGCGAAACAGGGATTTATCACTATTGTTTGTAGTTGGTTTTTATGCCCTGAACATCATTGATGCCAATGTTGACGCTGCATTGATTCAGTTTAACGTAAACGAAAGATTATCCTTGCGTCCGGAAATTTATCCCGACACTGTAACTTTCAAACCAAACGTTGGACTAACTTTTAATTACCACTTTTAA
- the dapB gene encoding 4-hydroxy-tetrahydrodipicolinate reductase, producing the protein MKIALLGYGKMGKVIERIALERGHEIVLRKDEFTTYDGLSTADVAIDFSIPTAAVDNISNCFHANVPVVSGTTGWLEHYDEMVTLCNEKKGGFISSSNFSLGVNIFFELNEYLAKIMAQFDSYKVTMEEIHHTHKLDAPSGTAISLAKGVIENSNYANWTLDEAKDNEIHIEAKRIGEVPGTHTVTYDSAVDSIELKHTAHNREGFALGAVIAAEWLAGKTGIYSMKDVLNLK; encoded by the coding sequence ATGAAAATTGCGCTTTTAGGATACGGAAAAATGGGTAAAGTAATCGAGCGAATTGCTTTGGAAAGAGGTCATGAAATTGTTTTGAGAAAAGACGAATTCACTACTTATGACGGCCTTTCAACAGCCGATGTCGCTATCGATTTCAGCATCCCGACTGCTGCCGTTGACAATATTTCAAACTGCTTTCATGCTAATGTTCCCGTAGTTTCAGGAACAACGGGCTGGTTAGAACATTATGACGAAATGGTAACGCTTTGCAACGAAAAGAAAGGCGGTTTTATCTCAAGTTCTAACTTTAGTTTAGGAGTTAACATTTTCTTTGAACTGAATGAATACCTGGCCAAAATTATGGCTCAGTTTGATTCGTATAAAGTTACGATGGAAGAAATTCATCATACACATAAACTGGATGCACCAAGCGGTACAGCCATTTCTTTAGCCAAAGGCGTGATCGAAAACAGTAATTATGCCAACTGGACTTTAGACGAAGCCAAAGACAACGAAATTCATATTGAAGCCAAAAGAATTGGTGAAGTTCCGGGAACTCATACGGTAACTTACGATTCGGCTGTAGACAGCATCGAATTGAAACATACCGCACACAACCGCGAAGGTTTTGCCCTTGGAGCTGTGATCGCAGCAGAATGGCTTGCCGGAAAAACAGGTATATACTCTATGAAAGACGTATTAAATTTAAAATAA
- a CDS encoding WbqC family protein: MNSLLLPTYFPSISHFAVMAQSENITFEMEDNFQKQTNRNRTYIYSPNGIQLLNIPVKHSKSAHQKTKDVLIENEFDWQKQHFKSLEAAYRSSPFFEFFEDDIRPVFEKQHTFLMDLNLEVLDITTKCLRMKLEFGKTTEYFHEVENISDFRVLANGKRDLNAFEKYTQVFDDKHGFINNLSVLDLLFNEGKFAMDYLKTQKILV, translated from the coding sequence ATGAACTCTCTCTTACTTCCTACTTATTTTCCATCGATAAGCCACTTTGCAGTTATGGCCCAATCTGAAAATATTACTTTTGAAATGGAGGATAATTTTCAGAAACAAACCAACAGAAACCGTACATACATTTATAGTCCAAACGGGATTCAGTTATTAAACATACCGGTTAAACATTCAAAATCTGCTCATCAGAAAACAAAAGATGTATTAATCGAGAATGAATTTGACTGGCAAAAACAGCATTTCAAATCATTGGAAGCCGCTTACAGAAGCTCTCCGTTTTTTGAGTTTTTTGAAGATGATATTCGTCCTGTTTTTGAAAAGCAGCACACTTTTTTAATGGATTTAAATCTTGAGGTACTGGACATCACTACTAAATGTCTGCGCATGAAATTAGAGTTCGGCAAAACTACCGAGTACTTTCATGAAGTAGAAAATATCTCTGATTTCAGAGTTTTGGCTAACGGAAAAAGAGACCTTAATGCCTTTGAAAAATACACTCAGGTTTTTGACGACAAGCATGGTTTCATCAATAATCTAAGTGTTTTGGATTTACTTTTTAATGAAGGTAAATTTGCTATGGATTATTTAAAAACACAAAAAATACTGGTTTAA